In Euzebyales bacterium, the genomic window CGCAGGAGCCGGACGCTGAGATGCTCGAAGGTTGCCAGGTGCTCGTCGTCGGCGGTGGTCTCGGCGGGATCGCCGCCGCCCTGGCTGCCGCGCGCCTCGGCAGGCGTGTGGTGCTGACCGAGCCGACACGGTGGCTTGGCGGTCAGCTCACGGTGCAGGCGGTTCCGCCCGACGAGCACCCGTGGATCGAGCACACGGGCGCGAACGACAGCTACCTGCGACTCCGGAAGCTGATCCGTGAGCGGTACCGACGCACCCGTGATCTGACGTCGACTGCCGCCGGCGACGAACTGCTCAACCCCGGAGCCTGCTGGGTCAGCCGCATCGGGTGTGAACCGGGCGAGGCGGTCGCGGCCATCGACGCGCTGCTCGCGCCGCATCGGGCGCATGGTCGCATTCATGTTGTGGACCGGCACACCCCTGTGAGCGCCGAGGTAGACGGTGACCGGGTCACCGCCATCACCCTGCGCGACACCATGCGGGGCGGTGAGGTGACGGTCGCCGCCCGGTTTGTCCTGGATGCGACCGAGGAGGGTGATCTCCTGTCGCTGACGGGATGTGAATACGTCATCGGCGGTGAGGGCAGCGACGTCACCGGTGAGCCCCACAACATCCCCGGGGGCCCCGACCCGTTGTGTCAGCAGGCGATCACCTGGTGCGTCGCGCTCGAGCATCGGCCGGGCGAGGACCACACCATCGACCGCCCGGCCGCCTACACGTTCTGGCGGCGCTACCAGGCACCGTTCTGGCCTGGTCCTCAGCTCGGCTGGGTGACGCAGGACCCCGAGACGGGTCAGCCACTGCGGCGGCCGCTGTTCGGTGGGGGAAGGGATCTGTGGAGGTTCCGGCGCATCCGGTACGCGGGCCACTACCGCGACCCGTCGATGACCGACATCACGCTCGTCAACTGGCCGCAGATCGATTACTGGCTGGCTCCGGTGGTCGATGTCCCCGACGATGATCGGTCCCAGCATCTGGGGCGGGCACGTGAGCTGACGCGGTCGTTCGTGTACTGGCTCCAGACCGACGCGCTGCGCCCGGACGGAGGGACCGGCTGGCCCGGACTGCGGCCTGCAGTGGACGTCCTTGGCACCGACGACGGGTTCGCCCAGCGCCACTACACGCGCGAGAGCCGCCGGATGCGCGGCCAGACGACGGTGCTCGAGCCCCATGTCGGTGTGGAGGCCCGTCCCGGTCGGCGAGGGGCGCAGGCCATCAGCGACAGCGTCGGGGTGGGTTCTTATCGGATCGACCTCCATCCCACGACCTGTGGCCGCGGCTACGTCGACGTTGCCAGTTGGCCGTTCCAGATCCCACTCGGGGCGCTCGTCCCGATCCGCCTGCGCAATCTCCTGCCTGCTGCCAAGAACCTCGCGACCACCCACGTCACGAACGGCTGCTTCCGCCTGCACGCCGTCGAGTGGTCGGTCGGCGAGGCCGCCGGAGCACTCGCGGCGTTCTGCCTCGATGAGGCGACGGAACCACAGGCCGTGCACGCTGATCCGGCGGCGATCGCACGGTTCCAGGCAGTCCTGGACAGGCTCGGCGTGCAGCGCCACTGGCCATCGGACATCGGGGAGCAGGCGCGGTAGCGATCCACCAGGATTGGCGCACGCTGCTGACACCGGGGTGCAGGTGTACTTCTGTGACCCGAGGGAGCCCGTGGCAGCGCCGGTCGAACGAGAACACCTACGGGCTGCCGCGCCAGTACTTCCCTCGCAAGGTCGTCGGACTTCCACGCCGTCACCC contains:
- a CDS encoding FAD-dependent oxidoreductase, with the protein product MLEGCQVLVVGGGLGGIAAALAAARLGRRVVLTEPTRWLGGQLTVQAVPPDEHPWIEHTGANDSYLRLRKLIRERYRRTRDLTSTAAGDELLNPGACWVSRIGCEPGEAVAAIDALLAPHRAHGRIHVVDRHTPVSAEVDGDRVTAITLRDTMRGGEVTVAARFVLDATEEGDLLSLTGCEYVIGGEGSDVTGEPHNIPGGPDPLCQQAITWCVALEHRPGEDHTIDRPAAYTFWRRYQAPFWPGPQLGWVTQDPETGQPLRRPLFGGGRDLWRFRRIRYAGHYRDPSMTDITLVNWPQIDYWLAPVVDVPDDDRSQHLGRARELTRSFVYWLQTDALRPDGGTGWPGLRPAVDVLGTDDGFAQRHYTRESRRMRGQTTVLEPHVGVEARPGRRGAQAISDSVGVGSYRIDLHPTTCGRGYVDVASWPFQIPLGALVPIRLRNLLPAAKNLATTHVTNGCFRLHAVEWSVGEAAGALAAFCLDEATEPQAVHADPAAIARFQAVLDRLGVQRHWPSDIGEQAR